Proteins from a genomic interval of Cognatishimia sp. WU-CL00825:
- the ileS gene encoding isoleucine--tRNA ligase, with product MCADTPEYKTTLNLPKTDFPMRAGLPKREPNWLDRWEKIGIYDRLREKQGREPFTLHDGPPYANGHLHIGHALNKTIKDMIVRSHQMMGFDARYIPGWDCHGLPIEWKIEEQYRQKGKNKDDIDIVDFRQECRAFADKWVGIQREEFKRLGITGNWANPYLTMNYRAEAVIADEFMKFLMNGTLYQGSKPVMWSPVEKTALAEAEIEYHDHQSHTIWVPFEIQFLAGQGETDEEAVSTDLLDARVVIWTTTPWTIPSNKAIAFNPKIAYGLYQVDQTEEESWTTPGDLYLLADALAEDVLTKARVTSFSKVRDVATDELDGALCRHPFAEMEGADGFWDYDVPMIDGDHVTADAGTGFVHTAPSHGADDYECFVARNWIDRMTHNVGEESEFLSHVPFFAGLQVFDRKGKEGKANNAVIAKLVEGGGIIARSRVKHSYPHSWRSKAPIIFRNTPQWFASVDKAVGDGQDEMGTTIRERALNSIDQQVKWTPQKGRNRLYSMIETRPDWVLSRQRAWGVPLTCFVKKDALPTDPDFLLRNADINARIFAAFEVDGADAWYAEGAKERFIGDAANPDDYDQIFDVLDVWFDSGSTHAFVLRDREDGTEDGIADVYMEGTDQHRGWFHSSLLQSCGTNGRAPYRNVVTHGFTLDEKGNKMSKSLGNTIVPEKVVQQYGADVLRLWVAQTDYTADQRIGPEILKGVADSYRRLRNTMRYMLGALGNFSEGERVDPSDMPELERWVLHRLAELDHRVRTGYKTFDFQGVFSAVFNFATVELSAFYFDIRKDALYCDGDTLRRRAARTVMDILFERLTTWLAPILVFTMEEVWLERYPGDKSSIHLTDMPETPADWLDEPLAAKWAKVREVRRVVTAALEIQRTDKVIGASLEAAPVVHVRDEDVLEALRSVAFDDICITSDIVLTNDPSPAEAFRLPEAEGVGVVFEKADGEKCQRCWKILPDVGNHTHAATCSRCNEALG from the coding sequence ATGTGCGCCGATACGCCTGAATATAAGACGACTTTGAACCTGCCAAAAACCGATTTTCCAATGCGCGCGGGGTTGCCAAAACGCGAACCCAATTGGCTGGATCGGTGGGAAAAAATTGGAATCTATGATCGCCTGCGCGAAAAGCAGGGACGCGAACCTTTCACGCTGCACGACGGTCCTCCTTATGCCAACGGGCATTTGCACATCGGTCATGCGTTAAACAAAACCATCAAAGATATGATTGTGCGCAGCCACCAAATGATGGGATTTGACGCGCGGTATATTCCTGGATGGGATTGCCACGGCCTGCCAATCGAATGGAAAATCGAAGAGCAGTATCGCCAGAAAGGCAAAAACAAGGACGACATCGATATTGTCGACTTCCGTCAGGAATGCCGTGCGTTTGCTGACAAATGGGTTGGCATTCAACGGGAAGAGTTCAAACGGCTAGGCATCACCGGCAATTGGGCAAATCCCTATTTGACCATGAACTATCGCGCCGAAGCGGTCATTGCTGATGAATTCATGAAATTTCTGATGAACGGAACGCTGTATCAGGGATCCAAGCCCGTGATGTGGTCTCCGGTCGAGAAGACCGCGCTGGCCGAAGCCGAAATTGAATACCATGATCACCAAAGCCATACGATCTGGGTCCCGTTTGAAATTCAGTTTTTGGCCGGACAGGGCGAGACTGACGAGGAGGCTGTGTCTACCGATCTTCTCGATGCGCGCGTTGTCATCTGGACCACAACGCCCTGGACAATTCCAAGCAACAAAGCGATCGCGTTCAACCCAAAGATTGCCTATGGGCTTTATCAGGTTGATCAGACTGAAGAGGAAAGCTGGACCACACCAGGCGACCTTTATCTATTGGCAGACGCATTGGCCGAAGACGTGTTGACTAAGGCGCGTGTGACCTCGTTTAGCAAAGTGCGCGACGTGGCCACTGATGAATTGGATGGGGCACTGTGCCGCCACCCATTTGCCGAGATGGAAGGTGCTGATGGGTTTTGGGATTACGATGTTCCAATGATTGATGGCGACCATGTTACGGCCGATGCGGGTACTGGTTTCGTGCATACAGCGCCATCACACGGTGCGGATGACTATGAATGCTTTGTGGCCCGCAACTGGATTGACCGCATGACGCACAACGTGGGCGAGGAATCTGAATTCTTGTCACATGTGCCTTTCTTTGCCGGATTGCAGGTCTTTGACCGCAAGGGCAAAGAAGGAAAAGCAAACAACGCTGTGATCGCTAAGCTTGTCGAGGGAGGCGGGATCATCGCGCGCAGCCGCGTCAAGCACAGCTACCCGCATTCGTGGCGGTCAAAAGCGCCAATCATTTTCCGCAATACGCCGCAGTGGTTTGCAAGTGTTGATAAAGCCGTTGGTGATGGCCAAGACGAGATGGGCACCACCATTCGCGAGCGGGCGCTGAATTCTATCGATCAACAGGTGAAGTGGACTCCGCAAAAAGGTCGCAATCGCCTTTATTCCATGATCGAAACGCGCCCGGATTGGGTTTTGTCACGACAGCGCGCCTGGGGCGTGCCGCTGACTTGTTTTGTGAAAAAAGACGCTTTGCCAACGGATCCAGACTTTTTGCTGCGCAATGCCGACATCAACGCACGGATTTTTGCCGCGTTTGAAGTGGACGGGGCGGATGCTTGGTATGCCGAAGGTGCCAAGGAACGCTTTATTGGGGATGCCGCAAACCCTGATGATTACGATCAGATCTTTGACGTCCTTGATGTGTGGTTTGATTCTGGTTCAACCCATGCCTTTGTACTACGTGACCGCGAAGACGGCACCGAGGATGGCATTGCAGATGTTTACATGGAAGGCACCGACCAGCATCGTGGATGGTTCCATTCTTCCTTGTTGCAATCCTGCGGGACAAACGGGCGAGCCCCTTATCGTAATGTTGTAACGCACGGCTTTACGCTGGACGAAAAGGGCAACAAAATGTCCAAGTCGTTGGGCAATACCATTGTGCCAGAGAAAGTGGTGCAACAATATGGTGCCGATGTTCTGCGCCTGTGGGTTGCACAAACCGACTATACAGCTGATCAGCGCATCGGGCCTGAAATCCTGAAAGGCGTGGCTGATAGCTATCGGCGGTTGCGCAATACTATGCGTTATATGCTAGGGGCATTGGGTAATTTCTCCGAAGGAGAGCGCGTAGATCCCTCTGACATGCCAGAGTTGGAGCGTTGGGTTCTGCACCGTTTGGCCGAGCTCGATCACCGTGTGCGCACTGGCTATAAAACCTTTGATTTCCAAGGTGTTTTCAGCGCTGTGTTTAATTTTGCAACCGTTGAGCTTTCGGCGTTTTACTTTGATATCCGCAAAGACGCACTGTATTGCGATGGCGACACGTTGCGCCGTCGTGCGGCGCGCACTGTAATGGATATTTTGTTTGAGCGTCTGACAACTTGGTTGGCACCAATCTTGGTGTTCACGATGGAAGAAGTCTGGTTGGAACGCTACCCAGGTGACAAATCGTCGATCCACCTGACAGATATGCCTGAAACACCCGCTGATTGGCTTGATGAACCCCTGGCCGCAAAATGGGCCAAGGTGCGAGAAGTGCGCCGCGTTGTGACCGCTGCGCTGGAAATCCAACGGACAGATAAGGTTATCGGGGCTTCGCTTGAGGCAGCACCAGTTGTGCATGTGCGCGACGAGGATGTTCTGGAGGCACTGCGATCTGTGGCGTTTGATGACATCTGCATCACTTCTGATATCGTGCTTACCAACGACCCAAGCCCAGCAGAAGCATTCCGTTTGCCAGAAGCAGAGGGCGTTGGCGTAGTCTTCGAAAAGGCAGATGGCGAGAAGTGCCAACGGTGCTGGAAGATCTTGCCAGACGTTGGAAATCACACGCACGCGGCAACCTGCTCGCGCTGCAATGAGGCGCTTGGCTAA
- a CDS encoding GNAT family N-acetyltransferase translates to MSIELRLGRAPDAEKAAEILHEFHSSTGWIAQYDDLPETLKFCAIMIARGWMTVASLNGKFAGFLAKENNYVHALYVRSCARGQGIGHRLLRHAQMQEMSLDLWTFQRNHAAHRFYMREGFQATERTDGLHNDGGLPDVRFQWARGALL, encoded by the coding sequence ATGAGCATCGAATTACGCCTTGGAAGAGCGCCTGACGCTGAGAAAGCGGCGGAAATCTTGCACGAGTTTCATTCCAGCACAGGCTGGATTGCCCAGTATGACGATCTGCCTGAAACGTTGAAGTTTTGCGCGATCATGATTGCGCGCGGATGGATGACAGTTGCGTCATTAAATGGCAAATTTGCGGGCTTTTTGGCCAAGGAAAACAACTACGTACATGCGCTCTATGTCAGGAGTTGCGCGCGCGGGCAGGGGATAGGACACCGGCTCTTGCGGCATGCCCAGATGCAAGAGATGTCGCTGGACCTTTGGACATTTCAGCGCAATCACGCGGCCCACCGATTTTACATGCGCGAGGGATTTCAGGCGACTGAAAGAACTGACGGGTTGCACAATGACGGCGGCTTGCCCGATGTGCGGTTTCAATGGGCAAGAGGAGCGCTGCTTTGA
- a CDS encoding tRNA-binding protein, whose translation MADITFDDFLKVDIRTGTVVDAQPYPEARKPAIKLWVDFGDTLGIRKSSAQITAHYTPQDLIGKQVMAVVNFPPRQIGKFMSEILVLGLPDENGEIVLISPDQPVPSGGRMH comes from the coding sequence ATGGCTGACATTACCTTTGACGATTTCCTGAAAGTCGATATTCGCACCGGCACCGTTGTCGACGCTCAGCCCTATCCCGAAGCCCGTAAACCCGCGATCAAGCTTTGGGTTGATTTCGGCGATACGCTTGGCATCCGCAAAAGCTCGGCTCAGATCACCGCGCATTACACGCCACAGGATCTGATCGGCAAACAAGTCATGGCCGTGGTCAATTTTCCACCCCGCCAGATCGGCAAATTCATGTCCGAAATTCTGGTGCTGGGCTTGCCTGACGAAAACGGCGAGATTGTCTTGATCAGCCCTGATCAACCCGTTCCAAGCGGAGGACGCATGCATTGA
- a CDS encoding TIGR01620 family protein produces MDKADAPQVDAAPDVPEVNAPQGQAMQGAVQFAARSPSRLSRWFWGLLLALLGAVVSITAWNFVNGLMLSYPTVGWLMTGLFAAFLAVSALIVAKELTAFARLRRVDHLHRAAENALSENDLNAARKVAQDLSGLYRAREDVAWGQQRLSEMLPDAFDASAVLSTVERELMANLDAAAKREVEQAARQVATVTALVPLALADVVAALVSNLRMIRRIAEIYSGRSGTLGSWRLTRAVMAHLVTTGAVAVGDDLLGSLAGGSVLGKISRRFGEGMVNGALTARVGIAAMEVCRPLPFTKETRPSVSNLIKRSLTGLFGN; encoded by the coding sequence ATGGATAAAGCGGATGCACCGCAGGTTGATGCAGCTCCGGATGTGCCAGAGGTGAACGCGCCGCAAGGGCAGGCCATGCAAGGCGCGGTTCAATTTGCGGCCCGCAGTCCGTCACGTTTGTCGCGATGGTTTTGGGGGCTGTTGCTTGCGCTGCTGGGGGCAGTTGTGTCAATAACCGCTTGGAATTTTGTGAATGGATTGATGCTGAGCTATCCGACAGTCGGGTGGCTGATGACAGGGCTATTTGCCGCATTTTTGGCCGTGTCAGCTCTTATTGTTGCAAAAGAACTCACCGCTTTTGCAAGACTTCGCCGGGTAGATCATCTGCATCGCGCTGCGGAAAATGCTTTGTCTGAAAATGATTTGAATGCCGCCCGCAAAGTTGCACAAGATCTAAGCGGGTTGTACCGAGCCCGTGAAGATGTTGCTTGGGGCCAGCAGCGCCTGTCAGAAATGCTGCCTGATGCTTTTGATGCCTCTGCCGTTCTAAGCACCGTAGAGCGTGAGCTGATGGCCAATTTGGATGCAGCTGCCAAACGCGAAGTCGAACAAGCCGCGCGCCAGGTGGCGACAGTCACGGCTTTGGTTCCTTTGGCTTTGGCGGATGTTGTTGCGGCGCTTGTATCCAACCTGCGCATGATCCGTCGCATTGCAGAGATTTACAGCGGTCGATCCGGCACCTTGGGCAGTTGGCGGCTGACGCGCGCGGTCATGGCGCATTTGGTGACAACTGGTGCTGTTGCGGTTGGGGATGATCTGCTGGGCTCGTTGGCGGGCGGATCAGTGCTTGGCAAGATCAGTCGCCGATTTGGCGAGGGCATGGTGAACGGCGCGTTAACGGCGCGTGTTGGCATAGCAGCGATGGAAGTATGCCGCCCGTTGCCCTTTACCAAAGAGACGCGCCCTTCAGTCAGTAATCTGATCAAGCGGTCGTTGACGGGGTTATTTGGTAATTAA
- a CDS encoding group III truncated hemoglobin has product MENPLQLFDITPAQIDQVVARFYMRIRQHSVLGPVFAAHIQHEEWPAHEEKIARFWRNAILKERCYAGNPMRVHMQTSDVQPAHFDDWLALFDEVLHAQLPQDTARSFSALAHRIGRGLRLGLEQVRQPKDAPPVLS; this is encoded by the coding sequence ATGGAAAACCCACTGCAGCTATTTGACATAACGCCAGCGCAAATTGATCAGGTGGTGGCACGTTTTTACATGCGCATTCGGCAACACAGCGTGCTTGGCCCGGTATTTGCGGCTCATATTCAACACGAAGAATGGCCTGCCCACGAAGAAAAAATCGCGCGATTTTGGCGAAATGCCATTTTGAAAGAGCGCTGCTATGCAGGAAACCCTATGCGGGTTCACATGCAGACAAGTGACGTGCAGCCAGCGCATTTTGATGATTGGCTTGCGTTGTTTGACGAGGTGTTGCACGCCCAATTACCGCAAGACACTGCAAGATCCTTTTCCGCATTGGCCCATCGCATTGGGCGCGGGTTGCGCCTGGGTCTTGAACAGGTCCGTCAGCCCAAAGATGCGCCCCCGGTTCTGTCTTAA
- a CDS encoding D-glycerate dehydrogenase, whose amino-acid sequence MKTLLLTRPLPDPVISKAQTGFAVTVRQETTPLTATELRDSLRRYDAVLPTLGDIYSADVFADVPNPRAKVLANFGVGYNHIDTNAATKAGLRVSNTPGAVTDATADIALTLMLMTCRRAGEGERILRAGNWQGWHPTQFLGLHMSGKTVGIVGMGRIGQAIAKRCHFGFGMTVKYVNRSVKPMDFPAQQVDNLNSLAGQVDILVVAVPGGADTTHLIGSSVFDAMSPTAIFINIARGEIVDEQALIAALQSNSIAGAGLDVYEFEPDVPTALMALENTTLLPHLGTAALEVRTDMGLMAVDNLLAFDQGLALPNGVN is encoded by the coding sequence TTGAAAACCCTGTTGCTCACACGCCCGCTGCCAGATCCGGTGATCAGCAAAGCTCAGACCGGTTTTGCGGTCACCGTGCGCCAAGAAACCACGCCGCTGACCGCAACCGAACTGCGCGACAGCCTGCGCCGCTATGATGCAGTGTTGCCAACCTTGGGCGATATCTATTCCGCTGATGTCTTTGCCGATGTGCCCAACCCTCGCGCCAAAGTCTTGGCGAATTTCGGGGTGGGTTATAATCACATCGACACGAATGCAGCCACCAAAGCGGGCCTGCGGGTTTCCAATACGCCGGGGGCTGTGACCGATGCCACCGCCGACATTGCTTTGACCTTGATGTTGATGACCTGCCGGCGCGCCGGCGAAGGCGAACGCATTCTGCGCGCGGGGAACTGGCAAGGCTGGCACCCCACGCAATTTCTAGGCTTGCATATGTCTGGGAAAACCGTCGGCATTGTCGGCATGGGGCGCATTGGTCAGGCCATTGCAAAGCGCTGCCATTTTGGCTTTGGCATGACGGTGAAATACGTCAATCGTTCCGTCAAACCCATGGATTTTCCGGCCCAACAGGTCGACAATCTGAACAGCCTTGCAGGGCAGGTCGATATCTTGGTGGTCGCGGTGCCCGGCGGCGCAGACACCACCCATCTGATCGGCTCCTCGGTGTTTGATGCTATGTCGCCCACCGCGATCTTTATCAATATCGCGCGCGGTGAAATTGTCGACGAACAGGCGCTGATCGCCGCGCTTCAGTCTAACTCAATCGCCGGGGCTGGTCTGGATGTCTATGAATTTGAACCCGATGTGCCGACCGCGCTGATGGCGTTGGAAAACACCACCTTATTGCCCCACCTTGGTACCGCCGCCCTCGAAGTGCGCACCGATATGGGCTTGATGGCGGTCGACAATCTGTTGGCCTTTGACCAGGGCTTGGCCTTGCCAAACGGCGTGAACTAG
- the proC gene encoding pyrroline-5-carboxylate reductase, with amino-acid sequence MDMQYLAKNGLVLLGCGKMGSAMLQGWLNDGLPPQSVYVQDPFPSDWVTSTGVHINATLPATPAIVLIAVKPQMMADALPILQQMGNGKTLFLSVAAGISIANYQDILGAQTPIIRAMPNTPAAIGQGITAIIGNSHSTTAHLDLADQLLSAVGQVVRLESESQMDAVTGVSGSGPAYVFHMIECLAQAGEAQGLAPELAMTLAKATVAGSGALAMAASESPSQLRINVTSPNGTTQAGLEVLMQQTTGLPKVITDTVAAATNRSKELANG; translated from the coding sequence ATGGATATGCAATATTTGGCCAAAAACGGCCTGGTTCTTTTGGGGTGTGGCAAAATGGGGTCCGCCATGCTTCAGGGGTGGCTGAACGACGGGCTGCCGCCTCAGTCAGTCTATGTGCAAGACCCTTTTCCCTCTGACTGGGTGACATCCACCGGCGTGCATATCAACGCCACCCTACCTGCAACCCCTGCCATCGTGCTGATCGCGGTCAAACCGCAAATGATGGCAGATGCCTTGCCAATCTTGCAACAAATGGGCAATGGCAAGACCCTGTTCTTATCCGTGGCCGCAGGCATTTCCATCGCAAATTACCAAGACATTCTGGGGGCCCAAACACCCATTATCCGCGCCATGCCCAACACCCCGGCCGCCATCGGTCAGGGCATCACCGCCATCATCGGCAACAGCCACAGCACCACCGCCCATCTTGACCTTGCCGATCAGCTTTTATCTGCCGTCGGCCAGGTGGTACGCCTGGAATCTGAAAGCCAAATGGATGCAGTCACCGGCGTGTCAGGCTCTGGCCCGGCCTATGTGTTTCACATGATCGAATGTCTGGCCCAGGCAGGCGAAGCCCAGGGTCTGGCCCCTGAACTCGCGATGACTCTGGCCAAAGCCACGGTGGCAGGTTCTGGTGCCCTGGCCATGGCGGCATCCGAAAGCCCCAGCCAACTGCGCATCAATGTCACCAGCCCCAATGGCACCACCCAGGCCGGGCTAGAAGTCTTGATGCAGCAAACAACCGGATTGCCCAAAGTGATCACCGACACTGTTGCCGCAGCAACCAACCGTTCAAAAGAGCTTGCCAATGGCTGA
- the truA gene encoding tRNA pseudouridine(38-40) synthase TruA: MVRIALKVEYDGAPFAGWQRQADQPSVQGAIEAALAKLEPGAHTIAAAGRTDAGVHGLAQVAHCDLKRDWTPFRLSEALNFHLKPAPVSIVDAAVVDDDWHARFSAVERRYLFRILMRRAPATHQSGLVWQVKNPLDVQAMQQAAQHLLGLHDFTTFRSSICQAASPVKTLDALEVKAKETLWGDEVHFRVRARSFLHNQVRSFVGTLERVGSGAWAPDDVKTALEAADRARCGPVCPPQGLYLAGVKYPQDPFSKSVT, translated from the coding sequence ATGGTCCGGATTGCACTAAAAGTTGAATATGATGGCGCGCCTTTTGCCGGTTGGCAGCGACAGGCCGATCAACCATCGGTCCAGGGGGCGATAGAAGCTGCTCTGGCTAAACTGGAACCGGGAGCCCATACCATCGCCGCTGCGGGCCGCACCGATGCCGGAGTGCATGGGCTGGCGCAAGTCGCCCATTGTGACCTGAAACGCGACTGGACCCCGTTTCGTTTGTCCGAAGCACTCAATTTTCATCTGAAGCCCGCGCCGGTTTCCATTGTGGATGCGGCGGTAGTTGATGATGACTGGCACGCCCGTTTTAGCGCTGTTGAACGTCGCTATCTGTTCCGGATTCTGATGCGGCGCGCGCCTGCGACCCATCAATCAGGTCTGGTATGGCAAGTCAAAAACCCGTTGGATGTGCAAGCGATGCAGCAAGCAGCGCAGCATCTTTTGGGTCTTCATGATTTTACAACCTTCCGGTCTTCGATCTGTCAAGCTGCGAGCCCCGTGAAAACTCTGGATGCTTTGGAAGTGAAAGCAAAGGAAACGCTTTGGGGAGACGAGGTGCATTTCCGCGTCCGAGCCCGGTCGTTTTTACACAATCAGGTGCGCAGTTTTGTTGGGACATTGGAAAGAGTTGGATCCGGTGCTTGGGCACCGGATGATGTAAAAACGGCGCTTGAAGCCGCCGACCGCGCCCGCTGTGGGCCAGTCTGCCCGCCACAGGGACTGTATCTTGCTGGCGTCAAATACCCGCAAGATCCATTTTCAAAATCAGTTACTTAG
- a CDS encoding YcjX family protein has protein sequence MIITDLANEVSRRVEAVGDGLSEALFEPVVRVGVTGLARAGKTVFITSLVANLLDRGRMSQVSAIGEGRIMAAYLQPQPDVTVPRFDYENHLAALVGPTPHWPDSTRAVSELRLSLKVQPAGLLAGLQRPRTVHLDIVDYPGEWLLDLGLLDKSYTQWSAEVIERLQNRPLGADYLAAVQNTDPALKLEEPVAQALAKSFTDYLTSARDAGYYDCTPGRFLLPGDLAGSPVLTFAPLPAQSGAMRRSLWREMERRFEAYKQRVIKPFFRDHFARIDRQVVLVDALGAIHKGPRAVEDMRGAMTDILATFRPGRNAFLNRLLIGKRVERILFAATKADHLHHRQHGRLTAIMDALTRDAHDRAEFAGAKTQSLALAALRTTVEETLDHNGRSLDCVRGTLLNGGKQAAFYPGELPDDPSKLLVPAKEGAEKWLDESYEIMNFAPSVLDLKPGFGPPHIRLDRAVQFLIGDRL, from the coding sequence GTGATCATTACCGATCTGGCAAACGAAGTATCGCGTCGCGTCGAAGCGGTTGGCGATGGACTTTCTGAAGCGTTGTTTGAGCCGGTGGTTCGTGTTGGCGTAACCGGATTGGCGCGCGCAGGAAAAACGGTTTTTATCACGTCTTTGGTGGCAAACCTTTTGGATCGGGGGCGTATGTCTCAGGTCAGTGCCATCGGTGAGGGGCGCATTATGGCGGCCTATCTTCAGCCCCAACCTGACGTCACCGTGCCGCGCTTTGACTATGAAAACCATCTGGCAGCCCTCGTGGGGCCAACGCCGCATTGGCCTGACAGCACCCGCGCGGTTTCAGAACTAAGGCTATCGCTAAAGGTGCAGCCAGCCGGACTATTGGCGGGGCTGCAGCGGCCGCGCACGGTGCACTTGGATATTGTTGACTACCCTGGCGAATGGTTGCTTGATCTGGGGTTGTTGGACAAATCCTATACCCAGTGGAGCGCCGAGGTTATCGAGCGGCTGCAAAATCGCCCTTTGGGGGCCGACTATTTGGCCGCGGTGCAGAACACAGATCCGGCGCTTAAGCTTGAAGAACCTGTTGCCCAAGCACTTGCAAAGTCTTTCACCGATTATCTGACCAGCGCGCGCGACGCGGGGTATTACGATTGCACACCCGGCCGTTTTTTGTTGCCGGGAGATCTTGCAGGGTCACCAGTACTTACCTTTGCACCGCTTCCTGCACAATCTGGCGCAATGCGTCGGTCTTTGTGGCGCGAGATGGAGCGTCGGTTTGAAGCTTACAAGCAACGTGTCATCAAGCCGTTCTTTCGAGACCATTTTGCCCGAATAGATCGTCAGGTTGTCTTGGTTGATGCATTGGGGGCGATCCACAAGGGGCCGCGTGCGGTCGAAGACATGCGCGGGGCAATGACGGATATCCTAGCGACATTCCGCCCTGGTAGAAACGCGTTTTTGAACCGGTTGCTCATCGGCAAACGCGTTGAAAGAATTCTATTTGCCGCGACAAAGGCAGATCACCTGCATCATCGCCAACATGGGCGTTTGACGGCTATCATGGATGCGCTGACCCGGGATGCGCACGACCGTGCGGAATTTGCTGGTGCCAAGACACAATCGCTAGCGCTTGCGGCGTTGCGCACCACTGTTGAGGAAACGTTGGATCACAATGGGCGCAGCCTGGATTGTGTCCGGGGCACTCTGCTGAATGGCGGTAAACAGGCAGCGTTTTATCCCGGGGAATTACCGGATGACCCCTCTAAACTCTTGGTCCCTGCAAAAGAGGGTGCCGAAAAATGGCTGGACGAAAGCTATGAAATCATGAACTTCGCGCCCTCTGTGCTTGATCTGAAACCGGGGTTTGGTCCGCCCCATATTCGTCTTGATCGTGCCGTTCAGTTTTTGATTGGTGACAGATTATGA
- a CDS encoding DnaJ family domain-containing protein, translating into MKFSTLSEYQIRKAEAEGQFDDLKGAGKPLGRADDGDFSENVGFRIMAEAGALPKEIELKLEEEAQLKVLKDTADPKARKEEMRRLADIQLRRAIQEEARRKYYSQG; encoded by the coding sequence ATGAAATTTTCAACACTGAGTGAATATCAAATCCGCAAAGCTGAAGCTGAAGGTCAATTTGACGATCTGAAGGGCGCAGGCAAACCGCTGGGTCGGGCGGATGATGGTGATTTTTCGGAAAACGTTGGGTTTCGCATCATGGCCGAGGCCGGTGCCCTGCCCAAGGAAATCGAATTGAAGCTGGAAGAAGAAGCGCAATTGAAAGTGTTGAAGGACACGGCAGACCCCAAAGCCCGCAAAGAGGAAATGCGCCGGTTGGCAGATATTCAATTGCGACGCGCCATTCAGGAAGAAGCGCGCCGCAAGTATTATTCGCAGGGCTAG
- a CDS encoding thymidine kinase, with the protein MAKLYFQYSTMNAGKSTVLLQAAHNYRERGMDSYLLTVDFDDRGGEGKIASRIGISEPAETFSAKTDLFQKIENRLKKGHVACVFIDEAQFLSKAQVWQLARAVDDLKVPVMCYGLRVDFRGELFPGSAALLALADEMREVRTICHCGKKATMVVRQDAEGKVLLDGAQVQIGGNETYVSLCRKHWRDAMDM; encoded by the coding sequence ATGGCTAAGCTCTATTTTCAGTATTCGACCATGAACGCCGGCAAATCGACGGTTTTGCTGCAAGCGGCGCATAACTATCGCGAACGCGGCATGGATTCTTATCTTTTGACAGTGGATTTTGACGACCGCGGAGGCGAAGGAAAAATTGCCTCTCGCATAGGAATTTCTGAACCAGCAGAGACCTTTAGCGCAAAAACCGACCTGTTTCAAAAAATCGAAAACCGGCTTAAAAAGGGCCATGTGGCCTGTGTCTTTATCGACGAGGCACAATTCCTGAGCAAAGCGCAGGTTTGGCAATTGGCCCGCGCTGTTGACGACCTGAAAGTGCCCGTCATGTGCTATGGGTTGCGCGTCGATTTTCGCGGCGAATTGTTTCCCGGTTCCGCAGCACTTTTGGCGCTGGCCGACGAAATGCGCGAGGTGCGCACAATCTGTCATTGTGGAAAGAAGGCCACCATGGTTGTGCGCCAGGACGCCGAAGGCAAGGTTTTACTAGATGGGGCGCAAGTGCAGATCGGCGGCAACGAAACCTATGTTTCCCTGTGCCGCAAGCACTGGCGCGACGCGATGGATATGTAG